The DNA sequence TTAATttgattgtatttgtttaaCCTTTAATTTCAAAATTCTCAGACTAAGTGAGGAAGAGACACAACGAagctctgtgtgtgagtgtgtgtgtgtgtgtgtgtgtgtatgtgtgtgtgtgtgtgtgagtgtatctgtctgtttgtgtgtgtctgtctgtgtctgtctgtgtgtgaatgtgtgtgcgggcgcgcgtgcctgtgtgtgtgtgtgtgtgtgtgtgtgtgtgtgtgtgtgtgtgtgtgtgtgtgtgtgtgtgtgtgtgtgtgtgtgtgaaaactaCTGAACAGACGAAAACTTTACATTTGAATTCTTCCGGAAAATATTCGGATTGTTTTGTATCAATTTATTTCGATAAATCttgaatgacgtcatatctgccTTTTTAAACCAAAGGTGAGACCGCACCGCATTGTCGCTACCTCAATTTTGTAATCGATGTCATTGATTTATTTTTCTCAAGCAATTTTTGACCTGGTCCAAAATATAgaagtcaaatcaaattaaatcaaatcaagTGGGAGTACATTTCAGCTCAGAAACGAAGTGGCTTCATTAATCATTTCTGAGTTAAAAATAAACTTGGAATTAAAATTGAAAATGCAGATTCAAAAACAAGTACATTATATTCTTTTTCAATTCCTGAATCCAAATTCTCACAAATCCAGAAAATCCGTTTAAGTTACGTTTAGTTTCCTTTAATTAACAACACGATGTGTCAGCGCAATCTCGGCTGCAGGATTTTAGTCTCGGttttaaaaaaatgcaatgctTTCAGTTTTATCAGTAAAGCCGGCAGATTAAGTACGAGCGTACATGTATTGGTATCGCTTTACACGACTTGTTGTTTCGTTGTGTTTCACAGAGCAGTCACCTGCTGATCGCCATCAGTGACAACAGGGATGACCGGCAGTGTTTCGTGGTGGAAGTGGACAACACGTTGGACCACCTGCTGGATGACCAGGACAACGTTTACATGATCGTGGTCAGTCGCCGCGTATTCTGAAAGAGAGTCATGCCGTCGAATCACCATCACATCGCTTCACAAGTTAAATAATTTGACTCAGGGGTCGGAATAGTACGGTTAAACAGCTAAACAGGTACTACGGTGATATCTCTGCTTTAGTTAAGGGCTCCAGGTTTTGTGCAGGTGGACCAGGTGTGCTCCAGTGATGACAGActtttaattttcttcttttttctgcgTTCATAGGTTGAAACTCTCCACtcggtgttttgttttgtttttgtttttgtttttaatacaagtgggattttacgtgtatcgCCTTGTAGGCAACCTTACGCCAGTTTCGGGGGATGTATGCTTGGTTTTTTTCGTGTTGGAAAGACCCACTGCACTCTGGAtttcaggatcttttctgtgcgcacttggtcttgtgctagcgtgtacacacaaagagggatacggcactagcaggtctgcacataagttgccCTGGGAGATCGGAGCAATCCCACCAGGCGTAGCCGGGATTCGAATACTCaaccggggcggggatgtagctcagtcggtagcgcgctggatttgtatccagttggccgctgtcagcgtgagttcgtccccacgttcggcgagagatttatttctcagagtcaactttgtgtgcagactctcctcggtgtccgaacacccccgtgtgtacacgcaaacacaagaccaagtgcgcacgaaaaagatcctgtaatccatgtcagagttcggtgggttatagaaacacgaaaatacccagcatgcttcctccgaaaacggcgtatggctgcctaaatggcggggtaaaaaaacgatcatacacgtaaaattccactcgtgcaaaaaacacgagtgtacgtgggagtttcagcccacgaacgcagaagaagaagaagaagaatactcaACCTTCAGCATAGGAAGCCGGCGTCTTATACACTTGGCCATTGTTCTCGTCAGGCTTCGATTTCTATTTGGACAATAGCTGTGTTTCCTTTCGTCTGTTTTGTGTAGTGTCTCATTAAGAAAATAATGTATTTCTTTGACATCAATAAGCTACTCACTCTTCTGGTTATTTGAAACAGGAAGAGATCTACCACATGATCATGGAACCTAATCTCCcctccatcaccatcaccaccgaCAACCTCAGCAACTTCTACCATGACGTCAAGGGCGCTGATGAATGTGAAGGTCACAGCACGCATCTCATTAAGTACACGCCTTCCAAAGCGGTGCAGTCTACGCAACGACCAATCACCACACAGCCTGCTCAAACCACGCCCACTGAAGCGCCTACGACCACTCATCGCGTTCGTCCCATTGGTTGAAAACAGTTGTCAGTTACGAATAAAATGATGGTCCAATGAGCAATAATATCTTTATTGAAATGTgctcgtgtctgtctgtcagtgaaGTGAGTGAATATATAAACAAGGAAGTTGATTTGGGCATGTATGCGTGCAAACACGTACATGTT is a window from the Littorina saxatilis isolate snail1 linkage group LG10, US_GU_Lsax_2.0, whole genome shotgun sequence genome containing:
- the LOC138978186 gene encoding uncharacterized protein isoform X1: MKLIVAILSLTVAAVCAQRGGWGQSIWQGIRDRYNNRDVIDTLHEYRFVEHTTSSSHLLIAISDNRDDRQCFVVEVDNTLDHLLDDQDNVYMIVEEIYHMIMEPNLPSITITTDNLSNFYHDVKGADECEGHSTHLIKYTPSKAVQSTQRPITTQPAQTTPTEAPTTTHRVRPIG
- the LOC138978186 gene encoding uncharacterized protein isoform X2, with protein sequence MMKLELLPLTPQAQRGGWGQSIWQGIRDRYNNRDVIDTLHEYRFVEHTTSSSHLLIAISDNRDDRQCFVVEVDNTLDHLLDDQDNVYMIVEEIYHMIMEPNLPSITITTDNLSNFYHDVKGADECEGHSTHLIKYTPSKAVQSTQRPITTQPAQTTPTEAPTTTHRVRPIG